One window from the genome of Rhinolophus ferrumequinum isolate MPI-CBG mRhiFer1 chromosome 10, mRhiFer1_v1.p, whole genome shotgun sequence encodes:
- the NACA gene encoding nascent polypeptide-associated complex subunit alpha isoform X1, with protein sequence MPGEATETVPATEQELPQPQAETALLPVSSALRVTAALGQPEPTLPPPCSLAPQQCPLATPIQPSPFLSPSTIASTSFEAPSPQSFSETALPLGAAPDTPTFLPNLIGPPISPAALALASPMITPTLKGAHSSSAPLALVALAPHSVQKSSAYPPNPLSSPSAPVAESGSVTSLSAPIASSEPKTSPIQAPSQVAPTLKGTPIPPGTVSTIPSHLVTPLASVQSGVASCAQTSPATPLAVTSPQVKGSPVSSALTSPQNPVSLSLKGPLSPPTALPPSTQSVPMAPNVPPVFLTSLGSHPSPLHQSCLGSTVQPMGQTGSTVLSDPVVETVSVEHSSAGASYPAQRSVIPPLPSRNEVVPAAVAAFPVGAPPSPLALSADKGPSTITSIASYSPAASSDAVISSPLSPTASLILKGSPNATQKQPLVTQIPPASPGSPGLKEAPVSSFGVTSRVVTNPSTFSVAPSTFEVTTCVSPPISSGPISSKESVSHTALAVTPVAPKELPAPQITTTLGIPVSPLPVPKDPKSVPASVSVKLPTQKDLQTVPASLVGAPISPAQAGLPTKEDPILPPLSLAAPKNLPCPQSTSSSLEISLSPEVILAKKSLVEPLPVVKPASTTSPLGVTSPTSITKTDPYASPDSTSLLLKSSFTTTTATFPLESAATSGMAPTIAKGTSTLTTTACPFLEGAVSLPPKSHPAKKGTSTLPTLPLVPPTPESCPGAPAVTLSPQNVSVSPATLALASDISKSEPFPSLPPAGGTPQDVKKIDALSHSSQLAPIASSPEGCQPEDSGASLTSSSKGTYLADSPSPLGVSVSPQTKRPPTKKSSATSTLTLAPSVSKSVPAIPDTPAGNLLSPVSLIEASVLPEANLSFQAPKDSLVKKHFPTPAPREVPTPPVVAPPSPKGGPATASPKETPTSLAMTPSPPKGAPATPSPKKSTSTPPPKGTSTPSAVAPSSSKGGPTTPSPKETPKPPAVTPNPKGPPATLSLQDVPTPPTVALPSHKGVSATSSPKESPATPPSIGASAAPSPKATSTPSAAPPPSPKESPTTPAAKRAPATASPKEALAPLTATPSSPKGATVTPAPKKAPATTSPKEALAPLVATPSSPKGVPAPKESTATPTPKRPPAVASPKEASTPSAAPPSSLKGAPATPAPKAPYTSSAIAPPSPKESPTTPASKRAPATTSPKKAPTASAATPAPKGALATPPPKESPATPAPKGAHTPSTIAPPSPKESPATPAPKKAPAITSPKEAPTPSAVTPSSPKGAPITPAPKESPATPAPKRAPATASPKEAPTPSAVTPSSPKGAPVTPAPKESPATPAPKRAPATASPKEAPTPSAVTPSSPKGAPVTPAPKESPATPAPKRAPATASPKEAPTPSAVTPSSPKGAPITPAPKESPATPAPKRAPATASPKETPTPSAVTPSSKGAPVTPAPKEPSATASPKEAPTPSFVTPSSSKGAPVTPAPKRAPAAASPKEAPAPLTATPSSPKGAPITTSPKGAPATPAPKKAPGTASSKGAPTPSAVVSLVPKESPAPKRASAPKGAPNPSPVIPPLPKEEPASPSPKDSPTSPVSVTCSLGSNAPQASKGLSMKKGPTALKAALVAPASESAPVITAPTQKGPPAQKSSPPVCPDPSAKNGTKGPLSSVAPAPPLTVSPQKGTSPKTPKSHPISPLKGKDSFHSPKGPVAPPPESETFTPLTKAASEKVLPKAGSASLSAAPTPSVSLPPAPSPVPLLLPKQQPLPSSPGLVLESPCKPSAPADEDELPPLIPPEPISGGVPFQSVLVNMPTPKPAGIPVPTPSAKQPVLKNNKGSGTESDSDESVPELEEQDSTQATTQQAQLAAAAEIDEEPVSKAKQSRSEKKARKAMSKLGLRQVTGVTRVTIRKSKNILFVITKPDVYKSPASDTYIVFGEAKIEDLSQQAQLAAAEKFKVQGEAVSNIQENTQTPTVQEESEEEEVDETGVEVKDIELVMSQANVSRAKAVRALKNNSNDIVNAIMELTM encoded by the exons ATGCCCGGTGAAGCCACAGAAACCGTTCCTGCTACAGAGCAGGAGTTGCCACAGCCGCAGGCTGAAACAG ctctgcttcctgtgtcttcagcCTTGCGTGTCACTGCTGCCTTAGGGCAGCCTGAACCTACCCTTCCCCCTCCTTGCTCCCTGGCCCCCCAACAGTGCCCTCTGGCAACCCCTATCCAGCCTTCcccattcctttctccctctACTATTGCCTCAACCTCCTTTGAAGCTCCTTCTCCCCAGTCATTCTCTGAGACAGCCCTGCCTTTGGGAGCCGCCCCTGACACCCCAACTTTCCTGCCAAACCTAATAGGGCCTCCCATCTCCCCAGCTGCCTTAGCTCTGGCCTCTCCCATGATAACTCCAACTCTGAAAGGTGCCCATTCCTCTTCAGCTCCCTTGGCTCTGGTGGCCTTGGCTCCCCACTCAGTTCAGAAAAGCTCTGCTTATCCACCTAACCCTCTTAGTTCACCTTCAGCTCCTGTGGCTGAGTCAGGGTCGGTGACATCTCTGTCAGCCCCCATTGCTTCCTCAGAGCCAAAGACCTCTCCTATTCAAGCTCCCTCTCAGGTAGCCCCTACTCTGAAAGGTACCCCCATCCCTCCCGGTACAGTCAGTACTATTCCTTCCCATCTCGTAACTCCCTTGGCCTCCGTTCAATCTGGAGTAGCTTCCTGTGCTCAGACCTCACCCGCCACTCCCCTAGCTGTCACTTCCCCTCAGGTCAAAGGCAGCCCTGTTTCCTCAGCTCTTACTTCTCCACAAAACCCTGTAAGCCTCAGCCTAAAGGGACCCCTTAGTCCACCTACTGCCTTACCTCCTTCAACCCAGTCTGTTCCTATGGCTCCCAATGTGCCCCCGGTTTTCCTCACTTCTCTGGGCTCTCATCCTTCACCTTTACATCAGAGCTGTCTTGGTTCTACTGTCCAACCTATGGGTCAGACAGGCTCTACTGTCCTGTCAGATCCTGTAGTGGAAACCGTTTCTGTAGAGCATTCTTCCGCAGGGGCCTCTTACCCTGCTCAGCGATCTGTgattcctccccttccttccagaAATGAGGTAGTTCCTGCTGCCGTGGCTGCTTTTCCAGTGGGGGCTCCACCTTCCCCCCTGGCTCTGTCTGCTGACAAAGGCCCTTCTACCATCACTAGCATCGCCTCCTACAGCCCTGCTGCCTCCTCCGATGCAGTGATCTCTTCTCCCTTATCTCCTACAGCCTCTCTCATTCTCAAAGGCTCTCCTAATGCCACTCAAAAACAGCCTTTGGTGACCCAGATTCCTCCTGCTTCTCCAGGGAGTCCAGGATTAAAAGAagctcctgtttcttcttttggagTCACCTCACGTGTGGTGACTAATCCCTCTACATTTTCTGTAGCACCGTCTACCTTTGAGGTCACTACTTGTGTCTCTCCTCCAATTTCATCAGGTCCCATAAGTAGTAAGGAATCAGTTTCCCATACTGCCTTGGCTGTGACACCTGTGGCTCCCAAAGAGCTTCCTGCTCCTCAAATAACAACCACTCTGGGGATACCGGTCTCTCCTCTGCCAGTCCCCAAGGACCCCAAAAGTGTCCCTGCTTCAGTGTCGGTAAAGTTGCCAACACAAAAAGATCTCCAGACTGTACCTGCCTCTCTTGTAGGAGCCCCTATTTCACCAGCCCAGGCAGGACTCCCTACCAAGGAAGACCCCATTCTACCACCATTGTCCCTGGCAGCCCCTAAAAATCTCCCCTGTCCCCAAAGTACATCATCTTCTCTGGAGATATCTCTTTCTCCTGAAGTCATCTTAGCAAAGAAAAGCCTCGTAGAGCCTCTGCCAGTAGTTAAGCCAGCCAGTACTACCTCTCCTCTGGGTGTTACTTCCCCAACCTCTATAACCAAGACAGATCCTTATGCAAGCCCAGACTCCACGAGTCTGCTTCTCAAAAGTTCTTTCACTACAACTACGGCTACATTTCCTTTGGAAAGTGCTGCCACTTCTGGGATGGCTCCTACAATTGCCAAAGGCACCTCCACTCTTACAACTACAGCCTGCCCTTTTCTAGAAGGAGCTGTCTCTTTACCTCCTAAAAGCCACCCAGCCAAGAAGGGTACTTCCACTCTTCCTACTTTACCTTTGGTTCCTCCTACCCCTGAAAGTTGCCCTGGGGCTCCAGCTGTGACTTTATCACCACAGaatgtttctgtttctccagCTACCTTGGCATTGGCTTCTGATATTTCCAAGTCTGagccttttccctctcttcccccagcTGGTGGTACTCCCCAGGATGTAAAGAAGATTGATGCCCTTTCTCATTCCTCACAATTGGCACCTATTGCTTCCTCTCCTGAAGGGTGCCAGCCTGAGGACTCTGGTGCTTCTCTTACTTCATCTTCCAAAGGAACTTACCTAGCTGACTCCCCATCTCCTTTAGGGGTTAGTGTGTCTCCTCAGACTAAAAGACCTCCAACCAAGAAGAGTTCAGCTACTTCTACCTTAACTCTTGCTCCTTCTGTTTCTAAAAGTGTACCTGCTATCCCTGATACTCCTGCTGGAAATCTCTTGTCCCCTGTTTCTCTAATTGAAGCTTCCGTTCTTCCAGAGGCCAATCTTTCTTTTCAAGCTCCGAAAGACTCACTGGTCAAGAAGCATTTCCCCACTCCAGCCCCCAGAGAGGTTCCTACTCCCCCTGTtgtggcccctccctcccccaaagggGGACCAGCAACCGCATCTCCTAAAGAGACCCCCACTTCTTTAGCTATGACTCCTTCTCCCCCAAAAGGAGCCCCAGCTACCCCATCCCCCAAAAAGTCCACATCTACCCCACCTCCCAAAGGGACCTCTACTCCCTCGGCTGTGGCTCCTTCCTCCTCAAAAGGGGGACCAACAACCCCATCCCCTAAAGAGACTCCCAAGCCCCCAGCTGTGACTCCCAACCCAAAAGGGCCCCCAGCAACTCTGTCCCTCCAAGACGTCCCCACTCCCCCAACTGTAGCTCTTCCTTCCCACAAAGGAGTCTCAGCAACTTCATCCCCCAAAGAGTCCCCAGCTACCCCACCCTCCATAGGGGCCTCAGCTGCTCCGTCTCCAAAAGCCACCTCCACTCCCTCAGCtgcacctcctccctcccccaaagaaTCCCCAACAACTCCAGCCGCCAAAAGAGCCCCAGCTACCGCATCTCCCAAAGAGGCCCTTGCTCCCTTAACTGCGACTCCTTCCTCTCCAAAAGGAGCCACAGTTACCCCAGCCCCCAAAAAAGCCCCAGCTACCACATCTCCCAAAGAGGCCCTAGCTCCCTTAGTTGCgactccttcctcccccaaagGAGTCCCAGCCCCCAAAGAGTCTACAGCAACTCCAACCCCCAAAAGACCTCCAGCTGTCGCATCTCCCAAAGAGGCTTCCACTCCCTCAGCTGCACCTCCTTCATCCCTCAAAGGAGCCCCAGCTACTCCAGCTCCCAAAGCCCCCTATACTTCCTCAGCTATagctcctccctctcccaaaGAATCACCAACAACTCCAGCCTCCAAAAGAGCCCCAGCGACCACCTCTCCCAAAAAGGCCCCCACTGCCTCAGCTGCAACTCCAGCCCCCAAGGGAGCCCTAGCTACCCCACCCCCTAAAGAGTCTCCAGCAACCCCAGCCCCCAAAGGGGCCCACACTCCCTCAACTAtagctcctccctcccccaaagaaTCCCCAGCAACCCCAGCCCCCAAAAAAGCCCCAGCTATCACATCTCCCAAAGAGGCCCCTACTCCCTCAGCTGTTACTCCTTCCTCCCCGAAAGGAGCCCCCATTACCCCAGCCCCCAAAGAGTCTCCAGCAACCCCGGCCCCCAAAAGAGCCCCAGCTACTGCATCTCCGAAAGAGGCCCCCACTCCCTCAGCTGTGACTCCTTCCTCTCCGAAAGGAGCCCCAGTTACCCCAGCCCCCAAAGAGTCTCCAGCAACCCCGGCCCCCAAAAGAGCCCCAGCTACCGCATCTCCGAAAGAGGCCCCCACTCCCTCAGCTGTGACTCCTTCCTCTCCGAAAGGAGCCCCAGTTACCCCAGCCCCCAAAGAGTCTCCAGCAACCCCGGCCCCCAAAAGAGCCCCAGCTACCGCATCTCCGAAAGAGGCCCCCACTCCCTCAGCTGTGACTCCTTCCTCTCCGAAAGGAGCCCCAATTACCCCAGCCCCCAAAGAGTCTCCAGCAACCCCAGCCCCCAAAAGAGCCCCAGCTACCGCATCTCCCAAAGAGACCCCCACTCCCTCAGCTGTGACTCCTTCCTCAAAAGGAGCCCCTGTTACCCCAGCCCCCAAAGAACCTTCAGCTACTGCATCTCCGAAAGAGGCCCCCACTCCCTCATTTGTGACTCCTTCCTCCTCAAAAGGAGCCCCAGTTACCCCAGCCCCCAAAAGAGCCCCAGCTGCCGCATCTCCCAAAGAGGCCCCTGCTCCCTTGACTGCGACTCCTTCATCCCCGAAAGGAGCCCCAATTACCACATCTCCCAAAGGGGCCCCAGCAACTCCAGCCCCCAAAAAAGCCCCAGGAACTGCGTCCTCCAAAGGGGCCCCTACTCCTTCAGCTGTGGTTTCTCTAGTCCCCAAAGAGTCTCCAGCCCCCAAAAGAGCCTCAGCCCCCAAGGGGGCCCCCAATCCCTCACCTGTAATTCCTCCTCTGCCCAAAGAGGAACCAGCAAGCCCATCCCCCAAAGACTCCCCTACTTCTCCCGTTTCAGTCACGTGTTCCTTGGGGTCCAATGCCCCTCAGGCATCTAAAGGGCTCTCAATGAAGAAAGGCCCCACAGCTCTCAAAGCAGCGCTTGTTGCCCCAGCTTCAGAAAGTGCACCAGTCATCACAGCTCCCACTCAGAAAGGTCCACCAGCCCAGAAGAGTTCACCTCCTGTGTGCCCAGATCCCTCGGCTAAGAATGGTACTAAAGGACCCCTTTCTTCAGTGGCTCCAGCCCCTCCACTGACAGTCTCTCCTCAGAAAGGCACTTCTCCAAAGACTCCAAAATCCCACCCTATTTCTCCCCTAAAAGGCAAAGATTCTTTTCATTCTCCAAAGGGTCCGGTGGCTCCTCCTCCTGAGTCTGAGACATTTACCCCTCTAACAAAAGCTGCCTCTGAGAAGGTCCTTCCTAAAGCTGGATCAGCATCTCTCTCTGCAGCACCCACCCCATCagtctctctgcctcctgctccctccccagtGCCCCTTCTGCTTCCTAAACAGCAACCTCTGCCGTCCTCACCTGGGCTGGTGCTGGAATCACCCTGTAAGCCCTCAGCCCCTGCTGATGAGGATGAGCTGCCGCCTCTGATTCCCCCGGAACCAATCTCGGGGGGAGTGCCTTTCCAGTCGGTCCTCGTCAACATGCCCACCCCCAAACCTGCTGGGATCCCTGTCCCAACCCCCTCTGCCAAGCAGCCTGTTCTGAAGAACAACAAGG GGTCTGGAACAGAATCTGACAGTGATGAATCAGTACCAGAGCTTGAGGAACAAGATTCCACACAGGCTACCACACAACAAGCCCAG TTGGCAGCAGCAGCTGAAATCGATGAAGAACCCGTCAGTAAAGCAAAACAGAGCCGGAGTGAAAAGAAGGCACGGAAG GCTATGTCCAAACTGGGTCTTCGACAGGTTACAGGGGTTACTAGGGTCACTATCCGGAAATCTAAGAATATCCTCTTTGTCATCACAAAACCAGATGTCTACAAGAGCCCAGCTTCAGATACCTACATAGTTTTCGGGGAAGCAAAG ATCGAGGATTTATCTCAGCAAGCACAGCTAGCAGCTGCTGAGAAATTCAAAGTTCAAGGTGAAGCTGTCTCAAACATTCAAGAAAACACGCAGACTCCAACTGTACAAGAGGAGAGCGAAGAGGAAGAG gtTGATGAAACAGGTGTGGAAGTTAAGGACATCGAATTGGTCATGTCACAAGCAAATGTGTCGAGAGCAAAGGCAGTCCGAGCCCTAAAGAACAACAGTAATGATATTGTAAATGCTATTATG GAATTAACGATGTAA